A region from the Bombyx mori chromosome 15, ASM3026992v2 genome encodes:
- the LOC101739162 gene encoding cytochrome P450 9e2: MFLETLLLLITIIVGYYWYIYKKAHYYFESKGVKYLRGVPFFGNLMNNLLRRTHLWEDYDVVYKAFPNERYVGFTDGVCPGIFIRDPEIIKHVTVKEFDHFVNNKDLSPEGEESILKNSLIMLKDEKWRKMRAALSPAFTASKMREMVPLITEISHNIVEYLKEHLTEDIDLDDLMSRYSNDVIASAAFGLQINSLKERDNIFFRAGKDVFNFSLFQSILMIFSDHFPSLSKKLGFTIIPKSTSEFFRTLIASTVDYRIKNKVERRDMIQLLMQLSTEWTETELAAQLFVFFVAGFETTGNTLINCIHELALSPHIQDILYEELKAFKETKGNLVYENIGELKYLDCVLNETMRKWSAAIFVDRICTKPYVLPPPREGGKPCQLKPGEVIYNTVNSIHMDPIYYEEPEKFIPERFLDENKHKIKPFTFMPFGVGPRYCIGSRFALMEMKILLFRLMLNFKVLKCAKTLDPIKMSPVGFNMNIWGGSWVKFQARKA, translated from the exons ATGTTCCTTGAAAcattactattattaataacGATAATAGTAGGCTATTATTGGTACATTTATAAGAAagctcattattattttgaatcgaAAGGGGTCAAATACTTACGTGGCGTACCTTTCTTTGGGAATCTCATGAATAATTTGTTGAGGAGAACGCATTTGTGGGAGGACTATGATGTAGTCTATAAAGCTTTTCCCAATGAGAG ATACGTTGGCTTTACCGACGGCGTCTGTCCGGGCATCTTTATTCGCGATCCTGAGATTATAAAACATGTTACAGTTAAGGAATTTGATCATTTCGTCAACAACAAGGATTTGTCCCCAGAAGGAGAGGagtcaattttaaaaaacagcTTGATAATGCTGAAAG ATGAAAAATGGCGGAAAATGAGAGCAGCTCTTAGTCCAGCGTTTACTGCATCTAAAATGAGAGAAATGGTCCCATTAATTACTGAAATCAGTCACAATATCGTTGAATACTTGAAAG AACACCTAACTGAAGACATAGATTTAGATGACTTGATGTCCAGGTATTCTAATGACGTCATTGCATCAGCAGCTTTCGGCCTCCAAATAAACTCGTTGAAAGAAAGAGACAACATCTTCTTCAGGGCAGGAAAAGATGTGTTTAATTTTAGCCTCTTTCAATCAATTCTTATGATTTTTTCAGACCACTTTCCATCTTTATCGAAG AAACTAGGATTCACAATCATACCTAAATCAACATCAGAATTCTTCCGGACTCTAATAGCTAGTACCGTGGactatagaataaaaaataaagttgaaagACGTGACATGATACAGTTGTTAATGCAATTATCGACAG AATGGACAGAGACTGAGCTAGCCGCCCAACTTTTCGTGTTCTTCGTTGCTGGATTTGAGACCACAGGAAACACTTTGATCAACTGTATTCATGAATTAGCCCTAAGCCCGCATATTCAGGATATCCTATATGAGGAGTTGAAGGCTTTCAAGGAGACTAAAGGAAATCTGGTTTATGAAAATATTGGGGAATTAAAATACTTAGATTGCGTTTTAAATG aaacGATGAGGAAATGGTCTGCTGCAATCTTTGTTGACAGGATCTGTACGAAGCCATATGTCCTTCCACCGCCCAGGGAAGGGGGCAAACCGTGCCAG CTAAAACCTGGTGAAGTAATATACAACACAGTAAATTCAATTCATATGGATCCAATATACTATGAAGAACCTGAGAAATTTATCCCGGAAAGGTTCTTAGATGAGAACAAGCATAAAATCAAACCATTTACTTTCATGCCATTCGGAGTTGGACCAAGATATTGTATTG GATCAAGGTTCGCTCTGATGGAGATGAAGATATTACTCTTCCGCTTGATGCTAAATTTCAAGGTCTTGAAATGCGCGAAGACTCTGGATCCGATAAAAATGTCGCCAGTAGGATTCAACATGAATATATGGGGTGGTAGCTGGGTGAAATTTCAGGCCAGAAAGGCGTAA